One segment of Castanea sativa cultivar Marrone di Chiusa Pesio chromosome 3, ASM4071231v1 DNA contains the following:
- the LOC142627244 gene encoding proteasome subunit beta type-7-A-like isoform X1: MSQVAVEAPPKGGFSFDLCRRNGMLSKKGVPPPSYRKTGTTIVGLIFQDGVILGADTRATEGPIVCDKNCEKIHYMAPNIYCCGAGTAADTEAVTDMVSSQLQLHRYHTGRESRVVTALTLLKSHLFKYQGHVQAALVLGGVDANGPHLHTIYPHGSTDTLPFATMGSGSLAAMSVFESKYREGLTKEEGIKLVCEAICSGIFNDLGSGSNVDVCVITKGQKEYLRNHQLPNPRTYVSSKRFSFPKKTEVLLTRITPLKEMVEVIGGGDTMEE, from the exons atgtctCAGGTAGCTGTGGAGGCTCCTCCAAAGGGTGGTTTCAGTTTCGATTTGTGCAGAAGGAATGGCATGCTTTCTAAAAAAGGTGTTCCGCCTCCGTCTTATCGCAAGACTGGAACTACTATTGTGGGTCTAATTTTTCAG GATGGTGTCATTCTAGGGGCAGACACAAGAGCCACTGAAGGACCTATTGTTTGTGATAAGAATTGTGAGAAAATTCATTATATGGCGCCTAATATTTATTGCTGCGGAGCAGGAACAGCTGCTGATACAGAGGCTGTAACAG ACATGGTCAGTTCTCAGCTGCAACTACATCGGTATCATACTGGTCGAGAATCTAGGGTTGTCACTGCTCTTACTCTTTTAAAGTCTCACCTTTTCAA ATACCAAGGTCATGTTCAAGCTGCTTTGGTGCTTGGTGGAGTTGATGCTAATGGACCACATTTGCACACT ATCTACCCTCATGGATCAACAGACACCTTGCCATTTGCTACAATGGGATCTGGTTCTCTTGCTGCAATGTCTGTTTTTGAGTCGAAGTACCGTGAAGGGCTGACA aaagaagaaggaataaaattggtgtgtgaGGCTATTTGCTCTGGCATATTCAATGACTTAGGAAGTGGAAGCAATGTAGATGTTTGTGTGATAACTAAG GGACAAAAAGAGTACTTGAGAAACCACCAGTTACCAAATCCTCGCACCTATGTCAGTTCCAAACGATTTTCATTTCCCAAGAAGACTG AGGTTCTATTGACAAGGATCACACCATTGAAAGAAATGGTGGAAGTGATTGGAGGAGGGGATACAATGGAAGAATAA
- the LOC142627244 gene encoding proteasome subunit beta type-7-A-like isoform X2 has translation MLSKKGVPPPSYRKTGTTIVGLIFQDGVILGADTRATEGPIVCDKNCEKIHYMAPNIYCCGAGTAADTEAVTDMVSSQLQLHRYHTGRESRVVTALTLLKSHLFKYQGHVQAALVLGGVDANGPHLHTIYPHGSTDTLPFATMGSGSLAAMSVFESKYREGLTKEEGIKLVCEAICSGIFNDLGSGSNVDVCVITKGQKEYLRNHQLPNPRTYVSSKRFSFPKKTEVLLTRITPLKEMVEVIGGGDTMEE, from the exons ATGCTTTCTAAAAAAGGTGTTCCGCCTCCGTCTTATCGCAAGACTGGAACTACTATTGTGGGTCTAATTTTTCAG GATGGTGTCATTCTAGGGGCAGACACAAGAGCCACTGAAGGACCTATTGTTTGTGATAAGAATTGTGAGAAAATTCATTATATGGCGCCTAATATTTATTGCTGCGGAGCAGGAACAGCTGCTGATACAGAGGCTGTAACAG ACATGGTCAGTTCTCAGCTGCAACTACATCGGTATCATACTGGTCGAGAATCTAGGGTTGTCACTGCTCTTACTCTTTTAAAGTCTCACCTTTTCAA ATACCAAGGTCATGTTCAAGCTGCTTTGGTGCTTGGTGGAGTTGATGCTAATGGACCACATTTGCACACT ATCTACCCTCATGGATCAACAGACACCTTGCCATTTGCTACAATGGGATCTGGTTCTCTTGCTGCAATGTCTGTTTTTGAGTCGAAGTACCGTGAAGGGCTGACA aaagaagaaggaataaaattggtgtgtgaGGCTATTTGCTCTGGCATATTCAATGACTTAGGAAGTGGAAGCAATGTAGATGTTTGTGTGATAACTAAG GGACAAAAAGAGTACTTGAGAAACCACCAGTTACCAAATCCTCGCACCTATGTCAGTTCCAAACGATTTTCATTTCCCAAGAAGACTG AGGTTCTATTGACAAGGATCACACCATTGAAAGAAATGGTGGAAGTGATTGGAGGAGGGGATACAATGGAAGAATAA
- the LOC142626760 gene encoding cytochrome P450 86B1-like codes for MMRNLVFSSIQWLYTHLCWEVSISLLVLSILSCILQRLTNKGPMSWPVVGILPSVFLHINNIYDWFTRSLIKAGGTFHFRGMWVGGSYGIMTIVPSNIEYMLKTKFKNFPKGKHYIERFYDLLGNGIFNADDQLWKEQRRIATSEMHSSRFVEYSFQTMQDLVHQKLLKLLEKLMESGDSFDLQEVLLRFTFDNICTAALGIDPGCLALDLPEIPFAKAFEEATEFTLFRFLVPSFVWKVMRLIGVGYEKRLKKAIKIVNDFSEKIVTDRKNELVKFGSLNDHSDLLSRLIEDSELGMKNHFSDKFLRDFCISFILAGRDTSSVALAWFFWLVHKNSEIESTIISEINEILCNRKCKNEPYDVAFTVEELRKMVYLQAALSESLRLYPSVPIDFKQVIEDDVFPDGTMIKKGSRVIYSIYSMARMESIWGKDCLEFKPERWLKDGQFVSENQFKYVVFNAGPRLCLGKKFAYMQMKMVAASILLRYEVKVVEGHKVDPKLTTTLYMKHGLLVTIKPRLVGVA; via the coding sequence ATGATGAGAAATCTTGTTTTCTCTTCAATACAATGGCTGTATACTCACTTATGTTGGGAAGTTTCTATATCCCTGCTAGTACTATCCATTCTTAGTTGTATACTTCAGAGACTCACCAACAAGGGTCCAATGTCATGGCCAGTTGTGGGGATCTTACCTTCGGTATTCCTTCATATCAACAACATTTATGATTGGTTCACCAGGTCTTTGATCAAAGCTGGGGGTACCTTCCACTTCAGAGGGATGTGGGTGGGAGGATCCTATGGAATCATGACCATTGTACCTTCAAACATTGAATATATGCTTAAAACAAAGTTCAAGAACTTCCCCAAAGGTAAGCACTATATAGAGAGGTTTTATGACTTGCTTGGGAATGGTATTTTTAATGCTGATGATCAATTATGGAAGGAACAAAGACGAATCGCAACTTCTGAGATGCATTCAAGCAGGTTTGTGGAGTACTCATTCCAAACCATGCAAGACCTGGTGCACCAGAAGCTACTAAAATTGTTAGAGAAACTGATGGAGTCAGGGGATAGCTTTGATCTCCAAGAAGTGCTTCTTCGGTTCACATTTGATAACATTTGCACCGCTGCTCTTGGCATTGATCCTGGGTGCTTGGCCCTTGATTTACCTGAAATTCCTTTTGCAAAAGCTTTTGAAGAAGCCACGGAATTCACTCTATTCAGATTCTTGGTGCCATCTTTTGTATGGAAAGTGATGAGACTCATTGGAGTTGGATATGAGAAACGGCTCAAGAAGGCAATAAAAATCGTGAATGATTTTTCTGAGAAGATAGTGACTGATCGAAAGAACGAATTAGTGAAGTTTGGAAGCTTAAATGATCATTCTGACCTTTTGTCCAGACTAATTGAGGACTCTGAACTAGGTATGAAAAATCATTTCTCAGACAAATTTCTCCGCGATTTCTGCATTAGTTTCATTTTAGCAGGGCGAGACACGAGCTCTGTGGCATTGGCATGGTTCTTCTGGTTAGTACACAAGAACTCAGAGATCGAAAGCACAATTATCAGTGagattaatgaaattttgtgtAATCGCAAGTGCAAAAATGAACCATATGATGTGGCTTTTACAGTGGAAGAATTAAGGAAGATGGTGTATTTACAAGCAGCATTGTCAGAATCTCTGAGGCTTTACCCTTCAGTGCCAATTGACTTCAAACAGGTTATAGAAGACGATGTTTTCCCGGATGGCACCATGATTAAGAAGGGGAGTCGGGTTATTTACAGTATTTACTCAATGGCTAGAATGGAGTCCATATGGGGAAAAGATTGCTTGGAGTTTAAGCCAGAGAGGTGGCTTAAAGACGGGCAGTTTGTCAGCGAGAATCAATTCAAATATGTAGTGTTTAATGCCGGTCCAAGATTGTGTCTTGGAAAGAAATTTGCTTACATGCAGATGAAAATGGTAGCTGCTTCAATCCTGTTGAGATATGAAGTTAAGGTTGTTGAAGGCCATAAAGTTGATCCAAAACTGACAACCACTCTTTATATGAAGCATGGATTGCTGGTGACTATCAAGCCTAGGTTGGTTGGCGTTGCATAA